A stretch of the Dioscorea cayenensis subsp. rotundata cultivar TDr96_F1 chromosome 4, TDr96_F1_v2_PseudoChromosome.rev07_lg8_w22 25.fasta, whole genome shotgun sequence genome encodes the following:
- the LOC120258779 gene encoding 4-coumarate--CoA ligase-like 9, with amino-acid sequence MDDVNLKGLNRTLKKYYSDFSSLSSALHTHLQISKGDVVFIFASISANIPILYLALLSIGAVVSPSNTIYSKSEIAHQINLIKPSIIFTTSSCISDLPTTDLPTFLIDSSLFHSYLRSQYTPVLLPPFDVKQDDLAVILFSSGTTSQTKGIILTHHNLIATVSNNSATQTSLQNLESANRVTLFANSIFHIFGFSLLLTSLALGKTAVTAVLIEKVDLETIVHAVEIHQLLESNIISNFDLSSLRIIIYSGASVRREITELFAIRFSSVKLFQRYAMTESGGSGFMSEKLGNVGGVPRALEAKGVFG; translated from the exons ATGGATGATGTAAATCTGAAGGGACTTAATCGtactctaaaaaaatattacagtgACT TCTCCTCTCTTTCTTCGGCTCTTCACACTCATCTCCAAATCTCCAAAGGTGATGTCGTCTTCATCTTCGCCTCTATCTCCGCCAACATTCCCATTCTCTACCTCGCTCTTCTTTCCATCGGTGCCGTCGTCTCCCCTTCCAACACCATTTACTCTAAATCGGAGATTGCCCACCAAATCAATCTAATCAAACCTTCCATCATCTTCACTACCTCTTCTTGCATCTCCGATCTCCCGACTACCGATCTCCCTACTTTCCTCATCGACTCGTCTCTTTTTCACTCTTACCTTCGATCTCAATATACTCCTGTTTTACTCCCTCCATTCGACGTAAAGCAAGATGATCTAGCTGTGATTCTTTTCTCCTCCGGCACGACAAGCCAAACCAAAGGCATCATCCTCACTCATCATAACCTCATTGCGACTGTCTCGAACAACTCTGCCACTCAAACAAGCCTACAGAATTTGGAATCTGCTAACAGAGTCACACTCTTTGCCAACTCTATCTTCCACATCTTCGGCTTTTCTTTGTTGCTAACATCATTGGCTCTAGGAAAAACTGCGGTGACTGCGGTGCTGATTGAGAAAGTGGATCTTGAGACCATTGTGCATGCTGTGGAGATTCATCAG CTATTGGAATCTAACATCATCTCCAATTTCGATCTCTCGTCACTTCGCATAATAATTTATAGTGGTGCTTCTGTTCGTCGTGAGATCACCGAGCTTTTTGCCATAAGATTCTCATCAGTCAAGCTCTTTCAG CGGTATGCGATGACGGAGTCTGGCGGATCAGGATTCATGTCGGAGAAACTTGGGAATGTAGGGGGAGTTCCGAGAGCGCTAGAGgctaagggtgtgtttggttaG